Genomic segment of Microbacterium sp. M28:
CCGAGGAGCGCCGTTTCGGCGGCAGTCTCGCCGACCTGGAGGCGGTCACCGCTCGCGTGGAGGTCCCTGTCCTGCGCAAGGACTTCATCGCGACGCCGTACCAGGTCTTCGAAGCGCGAGCGGCCGGTGCCGATCTCGCGCTGCTGATCGTCGCTGGTCTCGAGCAGCGCGTGCTCTCGGAGCTCTTCGAGCTGATCACCGATCTCGGGATGACGCCGCTGGTCGAGACGCACTCCGCGGAGGAGATCGCCGTCGCCGCCGATCTGGGTGCACCGCTGATCGGCGTGAACGCGCGCGATCTGAAGACGCTCGAACTGGATCGCGAGCTGTTCAGCCGCATCGGGCATCTCATCCCGGACGGGACGACGCGGATCGCGGAATCCGCGGTGCTGTCGCCGAAAGACGTCGCGCACTATCGCGGCGCGGGTGCGGATGTCGTCCTCATCGGCGAGGCTCTCGTCACCGGAGACCCCGTCGCCACGCTGCACCGTTTTCTGGAGGTCGGATAAGTGAGTCTGCGCGATCAACCAGGGCCGTTCTTCGGCGACTTCGGCGGGCGATACATGCCGGAGTCCCTCATCGCGGCGATCGACGAGCTCACCGTCGCGTACGAGGAGGCGATCGCCGATCCGGAGTTCCGAGCCGAACTCGCCGGTCTGCTCAGCAGCTACGCCGGGCGGCCGTCGGCGCTGACCGAGGTGGCGCGCTTCGCCGAGCACGCCGGGGGAGCGCGCATCTTCCTCAAGCGCGAGGACCTCAACCACACCGGCAGCCACAAGATCAACAACGTCCTCGGGCAGGCGCTGCTCACGCGCCGTCTGGGCAAGACTCGCGTTATCGCCGAGACCGGTGCCGGCCAGCACGGCGTGGCGACCGCGACGGCCGCCGCCCTGTTCGGACTGGACTGCACGATCTACATGGGCGAGGTCGACACCGAGCGCCAGGCCCTGAACGTCGCGCGGATGCGTCTGCTCGGCGCCGAGGTCGTCCCGGTCCGCACGGGCTCGCGCACCCTCAAGGACGCGATCAACGACGCCTACCGCGACTGGGTCGCGACGGTCGAGACCACGAACTACATCTTCGGCACCGCGGCCGGGCCGCACCCGTTCCCCGCCATGGTGCGCGACTTCCAGAAGATCATCGGCGAAGAGGCGCGCGCGCAGTTGCTCGAGACGGCCGGTCGGCTGCCGGATGCCGTCGTGGCCTGCGTCGGCGGCGGGTCCAACGCGATCGGCATGTTCGACGCGTTCCTGGACGACGAGACGGTCAAGCTGTACGGCGTGGAGGCCGCGGGCGACGGCGTCGACACCCCCAAGCATGCGGCTTCGATCGAGCGCGGTCGTCCTGGCGTCCTGCACGGCGCCCGCACCTACGTCCTGCAGGACGAGGACGGCCAGACGATCGAATCGCACTCGATCTCGGCCGGTCTGGACTACCCCGGCGTGGGGCCGGAGCATTCCTGGCTCGCCGACATCGGCCGGGCCGAGTACATCCCCGCCACCGACGACGAGGCGATGCAGGCTCTGCGGCTGCTCAGCCGCACCGAGGGCATCATCCCCGCGATCGAATCCGCGCACGCATTGGCCGGCGCGATCCGGCTCGGCCGCGAGATGGGCCCCGAAGGGCTGATCGCGGTGTGCCTGTCCGGCCGCGGCGACAAGGACATGGACACCGCCGCGCGGTACTTCGAGCTGTACGACGAGGAGCCGAACGCATGAGCCGGGTCGAAGACGCCATCCGGCGCGCCAACGACGACGGCCGCGGAGCCTTCGTCGGCTACCTCCCGGTCGGATATCCCGACCTCGACACCAGCATCCGCGCGGCGATCACGCTCGCCGAGAACGGCGTCGACGTCATCGAGCTCGGGCCGCCGTACAGCGACCCGGTGATGGACGGCCCGCTGATCCAGGAGGCCACGCAGGCCGCCCTCGCCGCCGGATACCGCACGAAGGACCTGTTCACGGCGCTCCGGGAGATCACCGCAGCGACCGACGTCCCCGTCGTCGTGATGACCTACTGGAACCCCGTCGCCCAGTACGGCGTCGACCGCTACGCGGACGATCTGCTGGCGGCAGGAGCCTCAGGGCTCATCACCCCGGACATCACACCGGATGCCGCGGCCGAGTGGATCGCAGCGAGCAGGCGCA
This window contains:
- the trpB gene encoding tryptophan synthase subunit beta encodes the protein MSLRDQPGPFFGDFGGRYMPESLIAAIDELTVAYEEAIADPEFRAELAGLLSSYAGRPSALTEVARFAEHAGGARIFLKREDLNHTGSHKINNVLGQALLTRRLGKTRVIAETGAGQHGVATATAAALFGLDCTIYMGEVDTERQALNVARMRLLGAEVVPVRTGSRTLKDAINDAYRDWVATVETTNYIFGTAAGPHPFPAMVRDFQKIIGEEARAQLLETAGRLPDAVVACVGGGSNAIGMFDAFLDDETVKLYGVEAAGDGVDTPKHAASIERGRPGVLHGARTYVLQDEDGQTIESHSISAGLDYPGVGPEHSWLADIGRAEYIPATDDEAMQALRLLSRTEGIIPAIESAHALAGAIRLGREMGPEGLIAVCLSGRGDKDMDTAARYFELYDEEPNA
- the trpC gene encoding indole-3-glycerol phosphate synthase TrpC, translated to MVLADLTAGAVEDAERRAQARPLADVERAALARPAAKDARAALAPASRVKIIAEVKRASPSRGALAEIPDPAHQASLYETGGASAISVLTEERRFGGSLADLEAVTARVEVPVLRKDFIATPYQVFEARAAGADLALLIVAGLEQRVLSELFELITDLGMTPLVETHSAEEIAVAADLGAPLIGVNARDLKTLELDRELFSRIGHLIPDGTTRIAESAVLSPKDVAHYRGAGADVVLIGEALVTGDPVATLHRFLEVG
- the trpA gene encoding tryptophan synthase subunit alpha: MSRVEDAIRRANDDGRGAFVGYLPVGYPDLDTSIRAAITLAENGVDVIELGPPYSDPVMDGPLIQEATQAALAAGYRTKDLFTALREITAATDVPVVVMTYWNPVAQYGVDRYADDLLAAGASGLITPDITPDAAAEWIAASRRTGLDRIFLAAPTSTDARLDLVAESSTGFIYTVSTMGITGERTQLDKAARTLVARLREHGDNRACVGIGISTAEQIAGVLEYADGAIVGTALVRALRDGGLDGLAVTTRALAAGTPLSTRSDQRN